One stretch of Halichoerus grypus chromosome 10, mHalGry1.hap1.1, whole genome shotgun sequence DNA includes these proteins:
- the DEFB121 gene encoding beta-defensin 121 yields MKLILVVLTITLLLVQVTQAMYCWGKLGRCKTTCEQNEVFHILCTDEAKCCVNPKNVPVKT; encoded by the exons ATGAAGCTCATTCTCGTGGTTTTGACTATTACCCTGCTCCTGGTCCAGGTCACCCAAG CCATGTATTGCTGGGGCAAGTTGGGAAGGTGCAAAACAACGTGTGAACAGAATGAAGTATTCCATATATTATGCACAGATGAAGCTAAGTGTTGTGTAAATCCCAAGAATGTACCTGTCAAAACTtga